Proteins from a genomic interval of Capra hircus breed San Clemente unplaced genomic scaffold, ASM170441v1, whole genome shotgun sequence:
- the LOC106502446 gene encoding olfactory receptor 5M9-like: MPNFIDVTEFVLLGLTSHQELQVLFTVVFLIVHMLTLTGNIGLSVLISISLQLQRSMRFFLSLLSFVDVWFSSSVTLKMLGNLLSETKPISCVGCLVQCCFLIALVHVEACILAVMAFDGYMAICNPLLYGCKISRTVCARPISVPYVYGFSVSLTCTLWTYGLCFCGSFEINHFYCADPALIKIACGGVHIKEYTMIVLAGMNFTHSLSVVLVSCALIIAAVLHMRSADGRRKAFSTCGSHLTAVTLFYGTLLSMYLRRPTEESVEQGRIVAVFYTTVIPMLNPMIYSLRNKAVK, from the exons ATGCCAAATTTCATAGATGTGACAGAATTTGTTCTTCTGGGGTTGACCAGTCATCAGGAGCTTCAAGTCCTCTTTACTGTGGTGTTTCTAATAGTTCACATGCTCACTCTGACAG GGAACATTGGTCTGAGTGTTTTGATCAGCATCAGCCTCCAGCTTCAGCGCTCCATGCGCTTTTTCTTGAGTCTTTTGTCTTTTGTGGATGTGTGGTTCTCTTCCAGTGTCACTCTGAAGATGCTGGGAAACTTACTATCAGAGACAAAACCCATTTCCTGTGTGGGGTGTTTGGTGCAGTGCTGCTTCCTCATAGCCCTTGTCCACGTGGAAGCATGTATCTTGGCTGTGATGGCCTTTGATGGCTACATGGCCATCTGCAACCCTCTGCTTTATGGCTGTAAAATCTCCAGGACTGTCTGTGCTCGTCCCATCTCTGTGCCATATGTCTATGGGTTCTCTGTTAGCCTAACCTGCACACTGTGGACATACGGCCTGTGCTTCTGTGGAAGCTTTGAAATCAACCACTTCTATTGTGCTGACCCTGCTCTTATCAAGATTGCCTGTGGAGGGGTCCACATTAAAGAATACACCATGATTGTTCTTGCTGGGATGAATTTCACACATTCCCTCTCTGTGGTTCTCGTTTCCTGTGCCCTCATCATAGCAGCCGTGCTGCACATGCGCTCTGCCGATGGCAGGAGGAAGGCATTCTCCACGTGTGGGTCCCACCTGACAGCTGTTACCTTGTTTTATGGGACTCTCCTCTCCATGTATCTCAGGAGGCCCACTGAAGAGTCTGTGGAGCAGGGGAGGATAGTGGCTGTGTTTTACACCACAGTGATTCCCATGCTGAATCCCATGATCTACAGTTTGAGGAACAAAGCTGTGAAATAG